A stretch of the Streptomyces sp. NBC_01428 genome encodes the following:
- a CDS encoding amino acid transporter, whose translation MASPEHAPPSRLRAWMLEGLSDMGKGKGRQLPRPAAPAPVHKGQRWWRVMCLTGVDYFSTLGYQPGIAALAAGLLSPVATVVLVVVTLAGALPVYRRVAEESPHGEGSIAMLERLLSFWQGKLFVLTLLGFAATDFLITITLSAADASTHLVENPHLNSVLHDKQMVITLGLVALLGAVFLKGFLEAIGVAVVLVGIYLGLNVVVAVTGLWQVATHGHVVTDWSTALTAEHGNVLAMVGVALLVFPKLALGLSGFETGVAVMPHVEGDTADTEENPAGRIRGTKKLLTTSAAIMSVFLIVTSFITTVLIPEKEFESGGQANGRALAYLAHEYLGNAFGTVYDASTIAILWFAGASAMAGLLNLMPRYLPRYGMAPHWARAVRPMVIVFILIAFLVTWIFDADVDAQGGAYATGVLVLISSAAIAVTIAARKARQKHWTIAFAVISAVFLYTTVVNVIERPDGVKIGACFIAGIILVSFLSRLARAFELRVTSVTVDPMAERFIRDIASRRIRFIANEPDNRDLTEYREKIEQIRADHDLPAQEDFVFLEVTVLDPSEFESVMNVRGEVLHGRYRILTLESSSIPNALAALLLHVRDTTGCIPHVYFEWTEGNPFTNFLRFFLFGQGEVAPVTREVLREAEPDRTRRPRVHVG comes from the coding sequence ATGGCCAGCCCCGAGCACGCCCCGCCGAGCCGGCTGCGCGCCTGGATGCTGGAAGGCCTGTCCGACATGGGCAAGGGCAAGGGCCGACAGTTGCCCCGGCCCGCCGCCCCGGCGCCCGTCCACAAGGGCCAGCGCTGGTGGCGCGTCATGTGCCTGACCGGCGTCGACTACTTCTCCACCCTCGGCTACCAGCCCGGCATCGCCGCCCTCGCCGCCGGCCTGCTCTCCCCCGTCGCCACCGTCGTGCTCGTCGTCGTCACCCTCGCGGGCGCACTGCCGGTCTACCGCCGCGTCGCCGAGGAGAGCCCGCACGGCGAAGGCTCGATCGCGATGCTCGAACGGCTCCTGTCGTTCTGGCAGGGCAAACTCTTCGTCCTCACCCTGCTCGGCTTCGCGGCCACCGACTTCCTCATCACCATCACCCTCTCGGCGGCCGACGCCTCCACCCACCTCGTGGAGAACCCTCACCTGAACAGCGTCCTGCACGACAAGCAGATGGTGATCACCCTCGGCCTCGTCGCCCTGCTCGGCGCCGTCTTCCTCAAGGGCTTCCTGGAGGCCATCGGCGTCGCCGTGGTCCTGGTCGGCATCTACCTCGGCCTCAACGTCGTGGTCGCGGTGACCGGCCTGTGGCAGGTCGCCACCCACGGACACGTCGTCACCGACTGGTCCACCGCCCTGACCGCCGAGCACGGCAACGTCCTCGCGATGGTCGGCGTCGCCCTGCTCGTCTTCCCGAAACTCGCCCTCGGCCTCTCCGGCTTCGAGACCGGCGTCGCCGTCATGCCCCACGTCGAGGGCGACACCGCCGACACCGAGGAGAACCCGGCGGGCCGTATCCGCGGCACGAAGAAACTGCTCACCACCTCCGCCGCGATCATGAGCGTCTTCCTCATCGTGACCAGCTTCATCACCACGGTGCTGATCCCGGAGAAGGAGTTCGAGTCGGGCGGCCAGGCCAACGGCCGCGCCCTCGCCTACCTGGCCCACGAGTACCTCGGCAACGCCTTCGGCACCGTCTACGACGCCTCCACCATCGCCATCCTGTGGTTCGCCGGAGCCTCCGCCATGGCCGGCCTCCTCAACCTCATGCCGCGCTACCTCCCCCGCTACGGCATGGCCCCGCACTGGGCGCGCGCCGTCCGCCCCATGGTGATCGTCTTCATCCTGATCGCGTTCCTCGTCACCTGGATCTTCGACGCGGACGTCGACGCCCAGGGCGGCGCCTACGCCACCGGCGTCCTCGTCCTGATCAGCTCCGCGGCCATCGCCGTCACCATCGCCGCCCGCAAGGCCCGCCAGAAACACTGGACCATCGCCTTCGCCGTCATCTCGGCGGTCTTCCTCTACACGACCGTCGTCAACGTCATCGAACGCCCCGACGGCGTCAAGATCGGCGCCTGCTTCATCGCCGGCATCATCCTCGTCTCCTTCCTCTCCCGCCTCGCCCGCGCCTTCGAGCTGCGCGTCACCAGCGTGACCGTGGACCCGATGGCCGAACGGTTCATCCGCGACATCGCGAGCCGGCGCATCCGGTTCATCGCCAACGAACCCGACAACCGCGACCTCACCGAGTACCGCGAGAAGATCGAGCAGATCCGCGCCGACCACGACCTCCCCGCCCAGGAGGACTTCGTCTTCCTGGAGGTCACCGTCCTCGACCCCTCCGAGTTCGAGTCGGTCATGAACGTACGCGGCGAGGTGCTGCACGGCCGCTACCGCATCCTCACCCTGGAGTCCTCCTCCATCCCCAACGCGCTCGCCGCCCTGCTCCTGCACGTCCGCGACACCACCGGCTGCATCCCGCACGTCTACTTCGAATGGACCGAGGGCAACCCGTTCACCAACTTCCTGCGCTTCTTCCTCTTCGGCCAGGGCGAGGTCGCCCCCGTCACCCGCGAGGTGCTCCGCGAGGCCGAACCCGACCGCACCCGCCGCCCCCGCGTCCACGTCGGCTGA
- a CDS encoding response regulator transcription factor, whose translation MPQNVLLAEDDRAIRHALERALTLEGYQVTAVADGVEALAQAHRTPPDVLVLDVMMPGIDGLQVCRVLRAEGDRTPILMLTALVETADRIAGLDAGADDYVVKPFDVEEVFARLRALLRRTGNGSLDESAPTAPREQRAATAQISVAGLRMDVQARRVWRGQRELELTRTEFELLELLVRNAGIVLDHSTIYDRIWGYDFGPGSKNLAVYVGYLRRKLDEPGSPSLIHTVRGVGYVLRED comes from the coding sequence GTGCCCCAGAATGTGCTGCTCGCCGAGGACGACCGCGCCATCCGTCACGCCCTGGAAAGGGCGCTGACCCTGGAGGGCTACCAGGTGACGGCCGTCGCCGACGGGGTGGAGGCACTGGCCCAGGCCCACCGCACCCCACCGGACGTCCTCGTCCTCGACGTGATGATGCCCGGCATCGACGGCCTCCAGGTCTGCCGCGTCCTGCGCGCCGAGGGCGACCGCACCCCGATCCTGATGCTCACCGCACTCGTCGAGACCGCCGACCGCATCGCCGGCCTCGACGCGGGCGCCGACGACTACGTGGTCAAACCGTTCGACGTCGAGGAGGTCTTCGCCCGGCTGCGCGCACTGCTGCGCCGCACCGGCAACGGCTCCCTCGACGAGAGCGCGCCCACCGCGCCGCGCGAGCAGCGCGCCGCCACCGCACAGATCTCCGTGGCCGGGCTGCGCATGGACGTCCAGGCCCGCCGGGTCTGGCGCGGACAGCGCGAGCTGGAGCTGACCCGGACCGAGTTCGAACTCCTCGAACTCCTCGTCCGCAACGCCGGCATCGTCCTCGACCACTCCACGATCTACGACCGCATCTGGGGCTACGACTTCGGCCCGGGCTCCAAGAACCTCGCCGTCTACGTCGGCTACCTCCGCCGCAAGCTCGACGAGCCGGGAAGCCCGTCCCTGATCCACACCGTCCGGGGCGTCGGCTACGTCCTGCGGGAGGACTGA
- a CDS encoding HAMP domain-containing sensor histidine kinase: protein MRRLSSLRAVFTVSFAAVAAAVTVLVGFLSYDAAARLVRVDQQTVFAEVVQDLRDQVREHPLQPQDFAVSDPDHDGPLNDIIRPSRTDVQVLGEGGTVVDRGTPPLPVDRHDRNVSDDAVAGKVEEHKDVDVAGDRYRLATVSLGGGRGAVQVAQQFSDTEDLLRELQQRTVLLVGAVVIAAGLFGWWLARRITRRLVRLAGAAEDVARTGHLGIQVPVTGYDEVGRLGRSFDRMLGRLAQSEEDQRRLVQDAGHELRTPLTSLRTNISMLRRIDELPPDAREELVADLALESRELTDLVNELVALAAGQSDTEPVRRLDLAELAEDAVIVARRRTGREITLDVTGDTTVDGRPTALQRAVSNLVENAAKFDRGGTAPIEVVLTGRPGETGGRPGPVRVEVLDRGPGIGEDDLVRVFDRFYRTADARSLPGSGLGLSIVREIATAHGGTPFAHARPGGGTVIGFTTDT from the coding sequence CTGCGGCGGCTGTCCTCCCTGCGCGCCGTGTTCACCGTCTCCTTCGCGGCCGTCGCCGCCGCCGTCACCGTCCTCGTCGGCTTCCTCAGCTACGACGCCGCCGCCCGGCTGGTGCGCGTCGACCAGCAGACCGTCTTCGCCGAGGTCGTCCAGGACCTGCGCGACCAGGTACGCGAGCACCCCCTGCAACCGCAGGACTTCGCCGTCTCCGACCCCGACCACGACGGCCCGCTCAACGACATCATCCGGCCCAGCCGCACCGACGTGCAGGTGCTCGGGGAGGGGGGCACGGTCGTCGACCGCGGCACCCCGCCCCTGCCCGTGGACCGCCACGACCGCAACGTCTCCGACGACGCCGTCGCCGGAAAGGTCGAGGAGCACAAGGACGTCGACGTCGCCGGCGACCGCTACCGGCTCGCGACCGTCTCCCTCGGCGGCGGCCGCGGCGCGGTCCAGGTCGCCCAGCAGTTCAGCGACACGGAGGACCTGCTGCGGGAACTCCAGCAGCGGACCGTGCTGCTCGTCGGGGCCGTCGTCATCGCCGCCGGGCTCTTCGGCTGGTGGCTGGCGCGGCGCATCACCCGGCGGCTGGTACGGCTCGCCGGGGCCGCCGAGGACGTGGCGCGCACCGGGCATCTCGGCATCCAGGTGCCGGTCACCGGCTACGACGAGGTGGGCCGGCTCGGGCGCTCCTTCGACCGGATGCTCGGCCGCCTGGCCCAGTCCGAGGAGGACCAGCGCCGGCTGGTCCAGGACGCGGGCCACGAGCTGCGTACGCCGCTGACCTCGCTGCGGACGAACATCTCCATGCTCCGCCGGATCGACGAACTCCCGCCGGACGCCCGGGAGGAACTCGTCGCCGATCTCGCCCTGGAGTCCCGCGAGCTGACCGACCTCGTCAACGAACTGGTCGCCCTCGCCGCCGGCCAGTCCGACACCGAGCCCGTGCGACGCCTCGACCTCGCCGAACTCGCCGAGGACGCCGTGATCGTCGCGCGCCGGCGCACCGGCCGGGAGATCACCCTCGACGTCACCGGCGACACCACGGTCGACGGCCGCCCCACCGCCCTCCAGCGCGCGGTCTCCAATCTCGTGGAGAACGCGGCCAAGTTCGACCGCGGCGGCACGGCACCGATCGAGGTGGTGCTGACCGGCCGCCCCGGCGAAACCGGTGGCCGCCCCGGCCCGGTGCGCGTCGAGGTCCTGGACCGCGGTCCCGGCATCGGCGAGGACGACCTCGTCCGCGTCTTCGACCGCTTCTACCGCACCGCCGACGCCCGCAGCCTCCCCGGCTCGGGCCTCGGCCTCTCCATCGTCCGCGAGATCGCCACAGCCCACGGAGGCACCCCGTTCGCCCACGCCCGCCCCGGAGGCGGCACGGTGATCGGCTTCACGACGGACACGTGA
- a CDS encoding CE1759 family FMN reductase, whose translation MKLVVVSAGLSVPSSTRLLADRLAAAAAGRASGAVDVRVVELRDLAVEIAHDFTNGFPGRGLSAAIDDVTSADGLIVVTPVFSASYSGLFKSFFDVLDKDALVGKPVLIAATGGTGRHSLVLEHALRPLFAYLRAVVVPTGVYAASEDWGAEGLAERIERASGELAVLMSALAGRSAPTVQALAGTTVPAGSSLPAQGNVAAREDGFQVVPFAEQLAALRP comes from the coding sequence ATGAAGCTCGTCGTCGTCTCGGCGGGACTGAGTGTTCCGTCGTCCACGCGGCTGCTGGCCGACCGGCTGGCGGCCGCGGCCGCCGGCCGGGCCTCCGGGGCCGTTGACGTCCGCGTGGTCGAACTGCGGGATCTCGCCGTCGAGATCGCGCACGACTTCACCAACGGGTTTCCCGGGCGGGGCCTGTCCGCCGCGATCGACGACGTGACCTCGGCGGACGGGCTGATCGTCGTCACCCCGGTGTTCTCCGCCTCGTACAGCGGGCTGTTCAAGTCCTTCTTCGACGTGCTCGACAAGGACGCCCTCGTGGGCAAGCCCGTGTTGATCGCGGCGACCGGGGGGACCGGGCGGCACTCGCTGGTCCTCGAACACGCGCTGCGGCCGCTGTTCGCCTATCTGCGGGCCGTTGTCGTGCCCACCGGGGTGTACGCGGCTTCGGAGGACTGGGGGGCCGAGGGGTTGGCCGAGCGGATCGAGCGGGCTTCGGGGGAGTTGGCGGTGCTGATGTCCGCCCTTGCGGGTCGGTCGGCGCCCACCGTCCAGGCCCTGGCTGGGACCACTGTCCCGGCCGGCTCGTCCCTCCCTGCTCAGGGGAACGTCGCTGCCCGCGAGGACGGGTTCCAGGTGGTCCCGTTCGCCGAGCAGCTCGCGGCGCTGCGGCCGTAG
- a CDS encoding LLM class flavin-dependent oxidoreductase: MQFGIFSVGDVTPDPTTGREPSEHERIKAMVAIAQKAEEVGLDVFATGEHHNPPFVPSSPTTLLGYIAARTEKLVLSTSTTLITTNDPVKIAEDFAMLQHLADGRVDLMMGRGNTGPVYPWFGQDIRQGINLAVENYALLHRLWREDVVTWEGKFRTPLQSFTSTPRPLDGVAPFVWHGSIRSPEIAEQAAYYGDGFFHNNIFWPADHTKKMVELYRERYAHYGHGTAEQAIVGLGGQVFMRPNSQDAVREFRPYFDNAPVYGHGPSLEDFTEQTPLTVGSPQQVIEKTLAFRDYAGDYQRQLFLMDHAGLPLKTVLEQLDLLGEQVVPVLREEFAKGRPADVPDAPTHAARVAAAQEEVTVA; the protein is encoded by the coding sequence ATGCAGTTCGGGATCTTCAGCGTCGGCGATGTGACTCCGGACCCGACCACGGGCCGGGAGCCGAGCGAGCACGAGCGCATCAAGGCCATGGTCGCCATCGCGCAGAAGGCGGAGGAGGTCGGCCTCGACGTCTTCGCGACCGGCGAGCACCACAACCCGCCGTTCGTCCCGTCGTCCCCGACCACCCTGCTCGGCTACATCGCCGCGCGCACCGAGAAGCTCGTCCTGTCCACGTCCACGACGCTGATCACCACCAACGACCCGGTGAAGATCGCCGAGGACTTCGCGATGCTCCAGCACCTCGCGGACGGACGCGTCGACCTCATGATGGGCCGGGGCAACACCGGTCCCGTCTATCCCTGGTTCGGTCAGGACATCCGGCAGGGCATCAACCTCGCGGTCGAGAACTACGCGCTGCTGCACCGCCTGTGGCGCGAGGACGTCGTGACGTGGGAGGGCAAGTTCCGCACGCCGCTCCAGTCCTTCACCTCGACACCGCGACCGCTGGACGGCGTCGCGCCGTTCGTCTGGCACGGCTCCATCCGCTCGCCGGAGATCGCCGAGCAGGCCGCCTACTACGGCGACGGCTTCTTCCACAACAACATCTTCTGGCCCGCCGACCACACCAAGAAGATGGTCGAGCTCTACCGCGAGCGGTACGCGCACTACGGGCACGGCACCGCCGAGCAGGCGATCGTCGGCCTCGGCGGCCAGGTCTTCATGCGGCCCAACTCGCAGGACGCGGTACGGGAGTTCCGGCCGTACTTCGACAACGCGCCGGTGTACGGGCACGGGCCGTCGCTGGAGGACTTCACCGAGCAGACCCCGCTGACCGTCGGCTCGCCGCAGCAGGTGATCGAGAAGACGCTGGCGTTCCGCGACTACGCCGGTGACTACCAGCGCCAGCTGTTCCTGATGGACCACGCCGGGCTGCCCCTCAAGACCGTGCTGGAGCAGCTCGACCTCCTCGGTGAGCAGGTCGTGCCGGTGCTGCGCGAGGAGTTCGCCAAGGGGCGGCCGGCCGACGTGCCGGACGCGCCGACCCATGCGGCCCGGGTGGCCGCCGCCCAGGAAGAGGTGACCGTCGCATGA
- a CDS encoding MFS transporter, giving the protein MTQTLRDADENGLHDTPHPPARVRWAILGVVLAADVLDLLDGTITNIAAPTITHDLGGGTSLVQWLGASYALALGVLLVLGGRLGDLYGRRRLFLTGLAGFTTASVACGLAPTPGTLVAARLVQGAFGALVVPQGFGILGATWPRAQIGKAYSLFGPVMGLSAVGGPILAGLLIDADLAGLGWRPMFLINLVLGGAALFAAARLLPHDTGDRTTAVDIPGSALLGATMLALLTGLIQGSAHGWTAFPVLASLAGLALFAAFCHRQRTAPSPLIRPSLLHNRGFTSGLVLGIVFFAAVSGLLYVVSLFLQQGLGRSPAGAALALMPLSAGIVIASIACYRLIARLGRRLVLIGFLVTLAGTLHLLALVAASGTGPWALVPPLFVIGLGMGACFGSLYDVTIGDITPAEAGSAGGSLGAVQQLANAVGAAAVTSVYFHSGGGEKHATTVSLTVVAAITLLCCPLVRLLPPKAPEDQHH; this is encoded by the coding sequence GTGACACAGACATTGCGTGACGCAGATGAAAACGGCCTGCACGACACCCCTCATCCACCCGCCCGCGTCCGCTGGGCGATCCTCGGCGTCGTCCTCGCCGCCGACGTCCTGGACCTCCTCGACGGCACCATCACGAACATCGCCGCCCCGACCATCACCCACGACCTCGGCGGCGGCACCTCCCTCGTCCAGTGGCTCGGCGCCTCCTACGCCCTCGCGCTCGGTGTCCTGCTCGTGCTCGGCGGACGGCTCGGCGACCTGTACGGCCGCCGGCGGCTCTTCCTCACCGGGCTCGCCGGTTTCACCACCGCCTCGGTCGCCTGCGGCCTCGCCCCGACACCGGGCACCCTCGTCGCCGCCCGCCTCGTCCAGGGCGCCTTCGGCGCGCTCGTCGTCCCGCAAGGCTTCGGCATCCTCGGCGCGACCTGGCCCCGCGCCCAGATCGGCAAGGCCTACAGCCTCTTCGGGCCGGTGATGGGACTGTCCGCCGTCGGCGGCCCGATCCTCGCCGGACTCCTCATCGACGCGGACCTCGCCGGACTCGGCTGGCGCCCGATGTTCCTCATCAACCTCGTCCTCGGCGGCGCCGCCCTGTTCGCCGCCGCCCGCCTGCTCCCCCACGACACCGGCGACCGCACGACAGCCGTCGACATCCCCGGCTCCGCACTCCTCGGCGCCACCATGCTCGCCCTGCTCACCGGCCTCATCCAGGGCTCGGCGCACGGCTGGACCGCGTTCCCCGTCCTCGCGTCGCTCGCCGGTCTCGCGCTCTTCGCGGCGTTCTGCCACCGCCAGCGCACCGCGCCCAGCCCACTGATCCGGCCCTCGCTCCTGCACAACCGGGGCTTCACCTCGGGACTGGTCCTCGGCATCGTCTTCTTCGCCGCGGTCTCCGGCCTCCTCTACGTCGTCTCGCTCTTCCTCCAGCAGGGCCTCGGCCGCTCCCCCGCGGGCGCCGCACTCGCCCTCATGCCCCTGTCCGCGGGCATCGTCATCGCCTCGATCGCCTGCTACCGGCTGATCGCCCGGCTGGGCCGCCGCCTCGTCCTCATCGGCTTCCTCGTCACACTCGCCGGAACGCTCCACCTCCTCGCCCTGGTCGCGGCCTCCGGCACCGGCCCCTGGGCCCTGGTGCCGCCCCTGTTCGTCATCGGGCTGGGCATGGGCGCCTGCTTCGGCTCGCTCTACGACGTGACCATCGGCGACATCACCCCCGCCGAGGCCGGCAGCGCGGGCGGCTCGCTCGGCGCGGTCCAGCAGCTCGCCAACGCCGTCGGAGCCGCCGCCGTCACCAGCGTCTACTTCCACTCCGGCGGCGGCGAGAAGCACGCCACCACGGTGAGCCTCACCGTCGTCGCCGCCATCACCCTGCTGTGCTGCCCCCTCGTACGCCTGCTCCCGCCCAAGGCACCCGAGGACCAGCACCACTAG
- a CDS encoding MarR family winged helix-turn-helix transcriptional regulator translates to MAGDGREGLLGELAVVSRRYMASYALFNQALADHLGLHPTDVQCVNLLSLEAEPVTTGRIAEMTGLTTGSATRLVDRLEKAGYVVRERDVVDRRRVLVATVPEKIAEFGRMWDRLGGGWYALFDGLDDAEVALIIGHMRRTVDFSAQQVARLRAGDLQQDAQDAS, encoded by the coding sequence ATGGCTGGGGACGGGCGCGAGGGGCTGCTGGGTGAACTGGCGGTCGTGTCGCGGCGGTACATGGCCTCGTACGCCCTGTTCAACCAGGCCCTCGCCGACCACCTCGGCCTGCATCCGACGGACGTGCAGTGTGTGAACCTGCTCAGCCTGGAGGCGGAGCCGGTGACCACCGGCCGGATCGCCGAGATGACGGGGCTGACGACCGGTTCGGCCACGCGCCTGGTGGACCGGCTGGAGAAGGCGGGCTACGTCGTCCGGGAGCGCGACGTGGTGGACCGGCGGCGGGTGCTCGTGGCGACCGTGCCGGAGAAGATCGCCGAGTTCGGCCGTATGTGGGACCGGCTGGGCGGCGGTTGGTACGCCCTGTTCGACGGGCTCGACGACGCCGAAGTCGCCCTGATCATCGGGCACATGAGGCGCACGGTCGACTTCAGCGCGCAGCAGGTCGCGCGGCTTCGGGCCGGGGACCTCCAGCAGGACGCGCAGGACGCGTCGTAG